One Hippoglossus hippoglossus isolate fHipHip1 chromosome 5, fHipHip1.pri, whole genome shotgun sequence genomic window carries:
- the zbtb49 gene encoding zinc finger and BTB domain-containing protein 49, giving the protein MDTVSSHSSYLLQQLQEQRIQGLLCDCMLVVKGVCFKAHKNVLAAFSSYFRSLFQSSPSQKNEVFNLVIQDVSGIGQILDYMYTSHLDINQDNVQALLDIAQCLQVPNVQSMCNAFLKPCPPPVEIPSFSLPGMLSSEHDCLLGSSLPHDVDLHCPSEAQRPGLGNDLDHTKRLPVSGPNSSSNYDTAAVTQAPIEKQLVHGYKLRNFYSKQYFKESAIQTINAANQGPGPLVVVAEQQCQLGVNQAGNNTPVCSGNTAQPNPPSTSVAVEKNPVSSLTPSDNLNAPNCDSADSMLNGPVRPKKAVYLKKYNYLRSQKALEEMCAESVSEPVLSLPKENHQEEPVVQTEAPAAPTEEVTAGEQKVPETATEPRQPSPPPVTQDEQNLKPQQQTGHKQYCCDVCGKIFKHPSNLELHKRSHTGEKPFQCNVCGRYFSQAGNLQTHLRRHSGEKPYICELCGKSFTASGDVHRHKVVHTGEKPHLCDICGRGFNNLSNLKEHKRTHATDKTFTCDQCGKSFNTHRKLLKHKTRHAGEKPHSCATCGKCFVGSGDLQRHIRSHTGEKPYICNACGKSFTRSAMLRRHSNMHCKGAPDDSPVTDTSEQAPCSSDGAASFSKPDGHSKSPASASEQNFSTMMPHAGLDKPLPTTPSPPQPPPPHIDTPSPSMQLSPASTPTPLPELRSLVPHHLLSSNHQEKSAALAAADHTKLGKHHLSPEVVYGPYVENGNMSVEMGRGLGGRPYHPPADNHCSSLTSSGRTSSGSYRSTEGQFISSVTLWGLAMKTLQNDNDMEQ; this is encoded by the exons ATGGACACTGTGTCCAGCCACAGCTCGtacctcctgcagcagctccaggagcagAGGATTCAGGGGCTGCTGTGTGACTGCATGCTGGTGGTCAAAGGCGTCTGCTTCAAAGCCCACAAGAATGTCCTGGCTGCTTTCAGCTCCTACTTCAG GTCTTTGTTCCAAAGTTCCCCCAGTCAAAAGAACGAGGTGTTCAACTTGGTTATCCAGGATGTCAGTGGCATCGGTCAAATATTGGACTACATGTACACCTCCCACCTCGACATCAATCAAGATAACGTACAAGCGCTGCTGGACATTGCTCAGTGCTTACAGGTTCCAAACGTGCAGAGCATGTGCAACGCTTTCCTCAAGCCTTGTCCTCCACCAGTGGAGATCCCATCGTTTTCCCTCCCAGGCATGCTGAGCTCTGAGCACGACTGCCTCTTGGGAAGCAGTCTTCCTCACGATGTCGACCTCCACTGTCCCTCTGAAGCCCAGAGGCCTGGCCTCGGCAATGACCTGGACCACACCAAAAGGCTGCCAGTTTCTGGGCCTAATAGCAGCTCTAACTATGACACAGCTGCCGTCACTCAGGCACCTATAGAAAAACAATTAGTCCATGGCTACAAGCTCCGTAACTTCTACAGTAAACAGTACTTCAAAGAGAGCGCAATTCAGACAATTAATGCAGCAAATCAAGGCCCAGGTCctttggtggtggtggcggaGCAGCAGTGTCAGCTCGGGGTCAACCAGGCAGGCAACAACACACCTGTATGCTCAGGAAACACAGCTCAGCCTAATCCTCCCAGCACATCTGTGGCAGTGGAGAAgaaccctgtctcctctctcacaccCTCAGACAATTTAAATGCTCCCAACTGTGACTCAGCAGACTCCATGCTCAACGGGCCAGTGCGCCCCAAGAAGGCTGTTTACCTGAAAAAATAcaactacctgaggtctcagAAAGCTTTGGAGGAGATGTGTGCTGAGTCTGTCAGCGAGCCCGTCCTCAGCTTACCCAAAGAGAATCATCAAGAGGAGCCTGTTGTCCAGACTGAAGCGCCAGCTGCTCCTACTGAGGAAGTTACTGCAGGCGAGCAGAAGGTTCCTGAGACGGCGACAGAGCCACGACAACCCAGTCCTCCACCTGTGACCCAAGACGAGCAAAATCTGAAGCCGCAGCAGCAGACGGGACACAAGCAGTactgttgtgatgtgtgtgggAAGATTTTTAAGCACCCAAGCAACCTGGAACTGCACAAGCGCTCACATACTG GCGAGAAGCCCTTCCAGTGTAATGTGTGTGGGAGATACTTCTCACAG GCTGGAAATTTACAGACTCATTTGCGGCGACACTCTGGAGAGAAACCGTACATCTGTGAGTTATGTGGAAAAAG CTTTACAGCATCAGGTGATGTCCACCGTCACAAAGTGGtccacacaggagagaagccaCATCTCTGTGATATATGTGGTCGAG GGTTTAACAACTTGAGCAATCTCAAGGAGCACAAGAGGACTCACGCCACAGACAAGACGTTCACGTGTGACCAGTGTGGAAAATCTTTCAACACGCACAGAAAGCTTCTGAAGCACAAGACGCGCCACGCTGGAGAAAAACCACACAGCTGTGCCACATGTG GGAAGTGCTTTGTTGGCTCAGGGGACCTGCAGCGTCACATACGTTCTCACACTGGGGAAAAACCCTATATCTGTAACGCCTGTGGCAAGAGTTTCACCCGCTCCGCCATGTTGAGGAGACACAGCAACATGCACTGCAAGGGTGCTCCAGACGACAGCCCGGTCACAGACACCTCTGAGCAGGCGCCGTGTAGCTCAGACGGAGCAGCCTCATTCTCTAAACCTGACGGCCACAGTAAATCTCCTGCCTCTGCCAGTGAGCAGAATTTCTCCACCATGATGCCCCACGCAGGGCTCGACAAACCCTTACCAACTACTCCTTCACCACCACAGCCGCCACCACCACATATAGACACTCCTTCCCCCAGCATGCAACTCAGCCCAGcttccacccccaccccccttccaGAGCTCCGCTCCCTGGTACCacatcacctcctctcctccaaccACCAGGAGAAAAGCGCAGCCCTGGCTGCCGCAGACCACACAAAGCTGGGCAAACACCACCTGTCTCCGGAGGTGGTGTACGGTCCGTATGTGGAGAATGGGAATATGTCGGTGGAGATGGGCAGAGGTCTGGGGGGAAGGCCCTACCATCCTCCTGCGGACAATCACTGTAGTTCGCTTACATCTTCTGGCAGAACCAGTAGTGGCTCCTACAGGTCCACTGAGGGCCAGTTTATCTCCAGCGTGACACTGTGGGGCCTGGCAATGAAAACTCTGCAGAATGACAATGACATGGAGCAGTGA
- the lyar gene encoding cell growth-regulating nucleolar protein, whose protein sequence is MVFFTCNACGESLKKAQVDKHVNMCRGCQVLSCIDCGKDFWGDDYKNHLKCVSENQKYGGKGYEAKANKGDVKQQQWIQKVNEAMDKPDISAKLKDVLKQVSVYDNVPRKKAKFQNWMRNSLKITNTSLHDEVWNILAAADSAPEVPQQTKKDEPAAPEVQMQTNGNEEQNGQPGVEKKKKLNKRERKEARQQKNRKAPKNTDQTDTQEGEGEGDQTGKNKKKDKKRQRSNEEDEEQNGHDAENETSNKKMKIVETAESEDTEDQKAPKGKFNWKGNIKAVLKDSDDQELPVKKLRKKILAAYYSFTADGNFKTEEEVLALFNKKISKNPTFRVLKDRVKLVK, encoded by the exons ATGGTGTTTTTCACCTGTAACGCCTGCGGTGAGTCCCTGAAGAAAGCTCAGGTGGataaacatgtgaacatgtgcCGGGGCTGCCAGGTCCTGTCCTGCATCGACTGTGGAAAAGATTTCTG GGGCGATGACTACAAGAACCACCTTAAATGCGTCAGTGAAAATCAGAAGTATGGAGGCAAAGGCTACGAGGCAAAGGCAAACAAAggtgatgtgaagcagcagcagtggattcAG AAAGTCAACGAGGCCATGGACAAACCTGATATCAGTGCGAAGCTAAAGGACGTGCTCAAACAAGTCAGCGTGTACGACAATGTGCCAAGAAAGAAGGCCAAGTTTCAG AACTGGATGAGGAACAGTCTTAAAATAACCAACACCAGCCTTCACGATGAAGTGTGGAACATCCTTGCTGCAGCCGACAGT GCTCCAGAGGTCCCCCAGCAGACTAAAAAAGATGAACCGGCAGCACCCGAAGTCCAGATGCAAACTAATGGGAATGAAGAGCAAAATGGACAGCCAGGtgttgagaagaaaaagaagctgaacAAAAGGGAGCGTAAAGAGGCCCGTCAGCAGAAGAACAGGAAAGCTCCGAAAAACACAgaccaaacagacacacaagagggagagggagagggagaccagACAggcaaaaataagaaaaaggacaaaaagagaCAGCGCAGcaatgaagaagatgaagagcagAACGGGCACGACGCTGAAAACGAGACGTCCAACAAGAAAATGAAGA TTGTTGAAACAGCAGAGTCTGAGGACACTGAGGACCAAAAAGCCCCCAAAG GCAAATTCAACTGGAAAGGGAATATCAAGGCTGTGCTGAAAGACTCAGATGACCAGGAACTTCCAGTGAAGAAACTCAGGAAGAAG ATTTTGGCTGCCTACTATTCGTTCACTGCTGATGGAAACTTCAAAACTGAAGAGGAGGTTCTGGCACTATTCAACAAGAAGATCAGTAAAAATCCCACGTTTAGAGTTTTGAAAGACCGAGTTAAACTTGTAAAGTAG